Part of the bacterium genome, GGCTCGATCAACCAGTTCAACACCTTTAAGCAGCACACTGTTTAAGAAATTATTTACTTTATTTACTAATAAAACATCAATCCAATAATACTTCCAAATTGCTGATTGCCAATCCAAATTAAAATTATAAAATTTTAAATATATATCATCCAACCAAATAAAACCAAATCCTTGCTTCGGAACATTAGTATGTGTCCCAAATACTTTCGGATATAATGAATAAATAGTATTGGGAAACCATTGATGTCTATCTACATCGGTTACTGATTGAACTGATTGATTGGGTTTTCTATATTGAACATTATAGAATGTTGGATTATTTGGCCATCCAAGTCCTGACCAAACTGCATAAATGTCATTTTGAATTGTAGCTGAAATGGAAGGTGCTAATTGATTATGATCTTCATCTGAAACATTTTGAATATTAGTCCATCCACTACCATCATTTTTTCTATAAACTATATTATAATAATTAGGATTATTTCCATACCCTTTATCACGCCAATAGACATATATGTTATTGTTTAAATCTATCAAAATTATAGGATAATTGTTTCCTTCTACTTCTGCAAGCTCTTCTATCTGCGCTCCAAATTCACTTTCGCCAAATTCACTTTCGCCAAAATAAGTCAATTTTTCTTCATTTAAATAGACTATTCGATAAAGTCCATCGGATGTTTTCTTTATAGACCAAACCAAATGAAACTTTCCATTATTGTCAACTGTAATGCATGGAAATAGTTGTTCAACGCCTGTTGAAAATTCATATGATGATTGCCAAGTATTATTTATCTTCTTTTTTACGAAAATTTTATTATCCTTGTGCCAACTTACATAGATTATGTCATCATTTTCATTAGTAAAAACAATTGTTGGTGCTGAATTTTCAATAGCATCCCCAATAACTTCCGTATCTTGCCACTGTCCACTCAATTGACATTTATATGCAATTTTATAAGTATCAGAATCAACTTGCGATAACCATACTAAATGGACATCATCTTCTGCATCTATTATAATTGCTGGATATTTCTGATGATAAGAATCATTTGTTACTTGCGTAGAAGACCAAACAATGCCATCATTAGATGAAGCTAAAAAGATTTGGTAAATATCATCAACTTCTTTATGATAAACTGCAATAAAAGAACCATCCGATTTTCTAACTAATTTCCTTTGAAAAGGATAAAGCAAAGAATCCAATGACAAACTTGAATCTATACAATGAATTAAGTATGAATCAAATTGATAATTATAATTACGAGTTTCGTATTCTTCTAAGATCTCTTCACTTCCCGCTAAACTATAAGAAGGTTCTGGATCAATATATTTACGTACTAATACCCAATCACATCGTATATCATTCGTAGCTGACCAAGATCGTATATTAACAGGAAGAGCAATATTAGGAACACCCGATGATTGACTAGTAATATCGCTTCCATCTCGACGAAGTTTTCCCTTATCCGATTTATATATAATTTCATCTATATGCCATGCACCAACATCCGCATCGCCAATTTCAATCTGATATAATGTTCCTCCTGTCTTATTAGCGAACCTCCATTTCTCCGAAGCATCGTACCATTCCAAAACACTTTCAGTATGTTGTGAATTTTCAAGAGCAAAACATGTCTTTGGTTTTATCGCAATACGTCCTCTTAAACAATGGTCATAAGAAAACGTATCTTTAGAATAAACATCATGACTTGTATCGTCAGCATCACTTTTTATAGTCAAAATACTTGAATTAATCGTTAAAGGGCCAGTATTAAGTTCATTCCATTTATTTGTATCTAAACTTGAACCATTAAAATCATCAAAGAAAATAAATGTATCATCACCATTACTTACATTAGTAGCATTTGAATTTCCATAGTAACAATAAATATCTACGTTATTATCTAAATTATCAGCAATTTTCACCCAACAATACGCTACACGATTAGGACTTGTTCCTTCTACTTTTTCTACCCAAAAACTTAATAAAGTAGTTCCATCATTTTTAGTGAACCTTAAATCACCACTTGATGGTTTTAAAACTGTTCCTTTATTGATTTTAAAATTATCGAAATAAGCTGAAATTTGGGGATGATTGGCGGAACTATATATTTCACAAATTGATATAAAGACATCATTGGTTGGAAAATCTGTTCTTTGGTGAATTTGTTGCCAATTGTTTCCATCCCAATAGTAACAAGTTAACGTTTTGCCTTCTCTAGTGATTCGAAGTTTGCCAGCAGTATCGGTTGTAGCTACGTGACCATCAGTTTCACTATCATTAACTTTAATCCCAGCAAAATAGTTATGACCATAAGAATTTCTATATTCTCGTTGACAATAAGCATAATTATTAGCATCAATACTTATTGCTAAACGTATAAAACCAAATTCCTTGCTTTCTAAATCCAAATTGGAAAAATCTATCTGAATATCAAAATCACCAGATAGATAAAATTTGCTTTTTAACAAACCATAATTAGTTCCAGATGTAGCAGTAACTGAAGCTTCTATTCTTCCATTCTGTTCTTCTACTGATACGTTATTTCCATTTATTATTTTTTTCCATAAATAATCATTTAATAAATTGTCATCGAAATTATCGTCTGCATTGGGAAAATTAGCTGAGTGCCCTTCTACGTGAAAATCACACCCCGAAGCCCCTGAACTCTCTCCAACCTTGAGTAGTACTTGGTAATCAATTCCAGCACCTGATTGGCCTTGAATGGTTATCTTTTTTCTGTAAGACCAATTAGATAACCAAGACATATTTATCACCTATAAATTATTCAATGTAAATTTCCATTAAAATACCATTATTAGAATATGCATCTGATCCTGCTGGCACAACTTCTTTTAGCCAAATCCCTTTAGCTGAAGGATGCGTTTTAAATATAACTTTATCATTAGCTTCAAAACTTCCAGACCAAGCAGTGGAATCTATTGTAAAATATGGTTTAGATGTATTGGTATTTGTTGGCGAAAAATTAGATGTAATTGTTCCTGTACCTACATTTCCTTCAAGCGAACCACTGCATGTGAAATGTGAACTATCTGTAAAAGTTAAAGTCCATGTATCTTCCACAGTTCCTTGATTATCCAATGAAACTTTTG contains:
- a CDS encoding DUF2341 domain-containing protein, producing MSWLSNWSYRKKITIQGQSGAGIDYQVLLKVGESSGASGCDFHVEGHSANFPNADDNFDDNLLNDYLWKKIINGNNVSVEEQNGRIEASVTATSGTNYGLLKSKFYLSGDFDIQIDFSNLDLESKEFGFIRLAISIDANNYAYCQREYRNSYGHNYFAGIKVNDSETDGHVATTDTAGKLRITREGKTLTCYYWDGNNWQQIHQRTDFPTNDVFISICEIYSSANHPQISAYFDNFKINKGTVLKPSSGDLRFTKNDGTTLLSFWVEKVEGTSPNRVAYCWVKIADNLDNNVDIYCYYGNSNATNVSNGDDTFIFFDDFNGSSLDTNKWNELNTGPLTINSSILTIKSDADDTSHDVYSKDTFSYDHCLRGRIAIKPKTCFALENSQHTESVLEWYDASEKWRFANKTGGTLYQIEIGDADVGAWHIDEIIYKSDKGKLRRDGSDITSQSSGVPNIALPVNIRSWSATNDIRCDWVLVRKYIDPEPSYSLAGSEEILEEYETRNYNYQFDSYLIHCIDSSLSLDSLLYPFQRKLVRKSDGSFIAVYHKEVDDIYQIFLASSNDGIVWSSTQVTNDSYHQKYPAIIIDAEDDVHLVWLSQVDSDTYKIAYKCQLSGQWQDTEVIGDAIENSAPTIVFTNENDDIIYVSWHKDNKIFVKKKINNTWQSSYEFSTGVEQLFPCITVDNNGKFHLVWSIKKTSDGLYRIVYLNEEKLTYFGESEFGESEFGAQIEELAEVEGNNYPIILIDLNNNIYVYWRDKGYGNNPNYYNIVYRKNDGSGWTNIQNVSDEDHNQLAPSISATIQNDIYAVWSGLGWPNNPTFYNVQYRKPNQSVQSVTDVDRHQWFPNTIYSLYPKVFGTHTNVPKQGFGFIWLDDIYLKFYNFNLDWQSAIWKYYWIDVLLVNKVNNFLNSVLLKGVELVDRA